A single genomic interval of uncultured Desulfobulbus sp. harbors:
- a CDS encoding Na(+)/H(+) antiporter subunit D produces MTPGFIHPSLLLIGGALLLPFIQGPLRKPYLFLVPLLALSAIALNTTLSGTFGLVQFMDWQLVFGRVDKLSTVFALIMGLMAVIGTLYGLKVERAGEHMAAWFYAAGSLGTIYCGDYLSLFFFWEMMAFASVFLIWFRRGPQSLQVGYRYLLIHTIGGIILLAGIMLRYKAMGNITFDLLDVTHPQFYTWLIMIGFGLNAAMVPMHSWLPEAYSEASFNGAVFLCAFTTKTAVYTLARACAGMEILVVLGVIMALYGVIYAVMENDIRKLLAWSIVSQVGYMVAAIGIGTEMAINGAVAHAVAHILYKSLLFMGTGTVLYMTGKTKFTELGGLYAKMPFTFFFTMVGCLSISAAPFFAAYASKSMIITAGFEHHLNWASWLLMFGATGTFMYNGLKLPYFLFFGKNNCSEETFDRAGDPPWNMMIAMTLGSTLCIVVGTAPGFLYDLLPYHVEYNPHTMYHFMETLQLLGFAALAFFVLKRSVEPVDRICLDIDWLYRKAACGFMWCIKKPIQGVDTAWGEAYRVVGLFSLMSLSRFWSWFDWNAIDGVVDGIARLVRGLGSKVRLLQSGQIQISLYYAFSLAAVLLVTFISFQLL; encoded by the coding sequence ATGACCCCTGGTTTCATTCATCCCTCATTGCTCCTGATAGGGGGGGCGTTGCTCCTGCCCTTTATTCAGGGGCCGTTGCGTAAGCCCTATCTCTTTCTCGTGCCGCTCCTGGCCCTGAGTGCCATTGCGCTCAACACCACCTTGTCCGGTACCTTCGGCCTGGTTCAGTTCATGGACTGGCAACTGGTGTTCGGCCGGGTTGACAAGCTTTCCACTGTCTTTGCCCTGATCATGGGGTTGATGGCGGTTATCGGTACCCTGTACGGCTTGAAGGTCGAACGTGCCGGAGAACACATGGCGGCCTGGTTCTACGCTGCCGGTTCCCTGGGAACCATCTACTGTGGCGACTACCTGAGCCTGTTTTTCTTCTGGGAGATGATGGCCTTTGCCTCTGTCTTTCTCATCTGGTTTCGACGGGGACCGCAGTCGCTGCAAGTTGGCTATCGCTACCTTCTGATTCATACCATCGGCGGAATCATCCTTCTTGCCGGTATCATGCTGCGCTACAAGGCAATGGGCAACATCACCTTTGATCTTCTCGATGTCACCCATCCGCAGTTCTACACCTGGCTGATCATGATCGGCTTCGGTTTGAACGCCGCCATGGTCCCGATGCATTCCTGGTTGCCCGAGGCCTACTCCGAGGCCTCCTTCAACGGTGCGGTCTTCCTCTGCGCCTTCACCACCAAGACCGCTGTCTACACCCTGGCCCGCGCCTGCGCCGGCATGGAAATCTTGGTCGTGCTTGGCGTAATCATGGCCCTCTACGGCGTCATCTACGCGGTGATGGAGAACGATATCCGCAAACTGCTCGCCTGGTCGATTGTCTCCCAGGTCGGTTACATGGTCGCGGCCATCGGTATTGGCACCGAGATGGCGATCAACGGTGCGGTTGCACACGCAGTTGCCCACATTTTGTATAAGAGCCTGCTGTTCATGGGAACCGGGACGGTGCTCTACATGACCGGCAAAACCAAGTTCACCGAACTCGGGGGGCTCTATGCAAAAATGCCGTTTACCTTCTTTTTCACCATGGTCGGCTGTCTGTCGATATCGGCGGCGCCCTTTTTTGCGGCCTACGCCAGTAAGTCGATGATCATCACCGCAGGTTTTGAACATCACCTCAACTGGGCCTCCTGGCTGTTGATGTTCGGGGCCACCGGCACCTTCATGTACAACGGTCTCAAACTGCCGTATTTTCTTTTCTTCGGCAAAAACAACTGCAGCGAGGAAACCTTTGATCGCGCTGGTGACCCGCCCTGGAACATGATGATAGCCATGACCCTGGGCTCGACCCTCTGCATTGTTGTCGGCACTGCACCGGGATTTCTCTACGACCTGCTGCCTTACCATGTGGAATACAATCCGCACACCATGTACCATTTCATGGAGACCTTGCAGTTGCTCGGTTTTGCCGCCTTGGCCTTCTTTGTCTTGAAACGCTCTGTGGAACCTGTGGATCGGATCTGTCTGGATATCGACTGGCTCTATCGCAAGGCTGCCTGCGGATTCATGTGGTGCATCAAAAAGCCGATTCAGGGAGTGGATACGGCCTGGGGCGAGGCCTACCGGGTTGTCGGACTTTTCTCGCTGATGTCCCTGAGCCGGTTCTGGAGTTGGTTTGACTGGAACGCCATTGACGGCGTAGTAGACGGTATCGCCCGTTTAGTGCGTGGACTCGGCAGCAAGGTGCGTCTGCTGCAAAGCGGCCAGATTCAAATTTCCCTGTATTACGCATTCTCCCTTGCCGCCGTTCTCCTGGTAACCTTCATCTCTTTTCAGCTGCTCTAA
- a CDS encoding NADH-quinone oxidoreductase subunit M — MDLLVIQEGFPLLSFLIFFPLAGAFVLLFFRGENFARRWALAITSITAICSIPLLFGFDASSNKYQFAEAYKWIPQFHINYIVGMDGISILLVLLTTLIMPFCVLASWRYIQKRVTPFMFCLLIMETSMIGVFVALDFILFYVFWEFMLIPMYLLIAIWGGPRKVYASIKFFLYTLAGSVLLLVAIIALYLKTGSFFIPEMMWQPYSQTFQLLVFLAFFLAFAIKVPMFPFHTWLPAAHVEAPTAGSVILASILLKMGTYGLLRFCLPITPDATVLLAQPILWLSIAGIIYGGFTALAQHDMKKLIAYSSVGHMGFVTLGIFVLNTRGLEGAILQMINHGVTTGGLFLCVGMIYERTHSRELSLATGLGKYMPWFVTFLAFFSLSSFGFPGTNSFIGEFLVLAGTFEHNIFMALAAIPGAVLAAAYMLRMLQKIVWGGTDNPDQSYLKDLGVREIIVLTPFLLFVLWIGLGPQPFIDLIHGSVGHLLDQFHAWQQHPQVAATLLR; from the coding sequence ATGGATTTATTAGTCATTCAAGAGGGATTTCCCCTGCTCAGTTTTCTTATCTTCTTCCCCCTGGCGGGCGCCTTCGTCCTGCTCTTTTTCCGGGGGGAGAATTTTGCCCGTCGGTGGGCTCTGGCCATCACCAGCATCACCGCGATCTGCTCTATTCCGTTGCTGTTCGGCTTTGATGCATCCAGCAACAAGTACCAGTTCGCCGAGGCGTATAAATGGATTCCCCAGTTCCATATCAACTACATCGTTGGCATGGACGGGATTTCCATTCTGCTAGTGCTGTTGACCACACTCATCATGCCCTTTTGCGTGCTGGCGAGTTGGAGATACATTCAGAAGCGGGTCACCCCATTCATGTTCTGCCTCCTGATTATGGAGACCTCGATGATCGGCGTGTTCGTTGCGCTTGACTTCATCCTGTTCTACGTCTTCTGGGAGTTCATGCTGATCCCGATGTATCTGTTGATTGCCATCTGGGGCGGACCGCGTAAGGTCTATGCGTCGATCAAGTTTTTCCTCTACACCTTGGCCGGATCTGTCCTTCTGCTGGTGGCGATCATCGCGCTCTACCTCAAGACCGGCTCCTTCTTCATTCCGGAGATGATGTGGCAGCCCTACTCACAGACCTTCCAGTTGCTGGTGTTTTTGGCCTTCTTTCTCGCCTTCGCGATCAAGGTGCCGATGTTTCCCTTTCACACCTGGTTGCCGGCAGCCCATGTCGAGGCTCCGACCGCCGGTTCGGTCATTCTGGCCTCGATCCTGCTGAAGATGGGCACCTACGGTCTGCTTCGTTTCTGTCTGCCGATTACCCCCGATGCGACCGTGCTGCTGGCGCAGCCGATCCTGTGGCTCTCCATTGCAGGGATCATCTACGGCGGTTTTACCGCGCTTGCCCAGCATGACATGAAAAAACTGATCGCCTACTCCTCGGTGGGCCACATGGGGTTTGTCACCCTCGGTATTTTCGTGCTCAACACTCGAGGCCTTGAAGGTGCCATCCTGCAGATGATCAACCACGGTGTGACCACCGGTGGCCTCTTTCTCTGCGTGGGCATGATCTACGAACGGACCCACAGCCGCGAACTGTCGCTGGCCACGGGGCTGGGCAAGTACATGCCCTGGTTTGTCACCTTTCTCGCCTTTTTCTCGCTGTCGTCCTTCGGCTTCCCGGGAACCAACTCTTTTATCGGTGAGTTCCTGGTGCTGGCCGGAACCTTTGAACACAACATTTTCATGGCCCTGGCAGCCATTCCCGGTGCGGTGTTGGCGGCAGCCTATATGTTGCGCATGCTGCAGAAGATCGTTTGGGGTGGAACCGACAATCCCGACCAGTCCTACCTGAAGGATCTGGGCGTGCGCGAGATCATCGTGCTGACCCCTTTCCTTCTTTTTGTCCTCTGGATCGGTCTTGGTCCGCAGCCCTTTATCGATCTGATCCATGGTTCGGTTGGCCACCTGCTGGATCAGTTCCATGCCTGGCAGCAGCATCCCCAGGTAGCCGCCACCCTGCTGCGATAA